The Bacteroidales bacterium genome includes a window with the following:
- a CDS encoding T9SS type A sorting domain-containing protein, translated as MKRLSFSILCQLIFVVLVEAQTDTIRYFQSYFETSADRAQWTNEPSDPNKNWIFNSKGGYIDEGLNYNPDAAYQGTYNAFHIWSDFQDDVRKIVTIPIDLSDSKRPELSFAHAMYRSIAGNNTLKVLFKAGTSAPWDTIVVYSAGIDEWTIHTINIKDYGTKYLCKNFQLAFLSMAHGEFGVCIDKVRIEERDIIKRYVKSFSVKHVPQSPIPSGASDIPVMRIDIQVVGNTDPLLLNSMVIHSLSSNDSLFASSGFELVATHDSSYRTVSKGVSLRIGSPVSISNGTVNFSGLNYNLSTGYNAIWVIADIKKTAPHNSIADFKINAGNVSVGTGTYPAANESPSGVNMIEQSVFFDSFEGTTAWTLESDFEAAVPKGYSAFITKDPDYAYSGTKVMGTDLTVDGKYRFNITQANAYYATTPAINLQYYTGVKLSFKKWIAFEGNDHGVIEVSNDNGATWNVIWDSKTDALTPDNDWTGYVNSEAFNALAAHKPAVKIRFGVIYSDANFAYAGFNIDNFAVTGNYLTNDLGITAIEAPVDDCHNPGMDSVIVEVQNYADRASGTNIPVFFSIDGSESKRVTEYIPGPVPKDGTIRYKFAHTANFPNPGSYSSFVVKVQAPGDQDASNDLKNASVFIQKSVTPPEYETFETGGGYWKSYGSDPRWLCKVPEGSIPAEYNKSWISSPYGNYLTSDTAYLQSSCYNLISNDQMIMEFKLWMDSESEKDGASVEYSSDGISWNLLPAHAYPWKWNWYDGDVTALGTKGWSGINSQGWKTVKQVIPSSLLEEPKVRFRIKWASDEENTFRGMALDEFRIYAAPTDIGISVIDSFGNKCQGINPDKVMVLIQNKGINALKQNDQIIVGFDFQGRHLETDTFRLNADLLPGYAVKHTFSNEVDVTEPGNYNITAYTLSEANPWFYLTNNDTLSLDFTVFPAPFTSLTDTIQTHLPDTVILKTVYNADYDYWWNGASGTNTYHVSDDGWQHLKVTASRGNGCSAYDSTNVELLFYDVGAMSFIHPADNCGFTKHEYAVVQVKNYGTDSIAAGQKITVSFRMNSEPVVSDTLKLEQTLHSGKAVDFRFTKGPVDLSEKGDYSFTAYTTYGGDTITLNDTVTKTVAILGRPVVSLGPDLTVVALSHTFDAGAGFTGYSWDNGTTLQTRQVTESGSYWVRVTDENLCDNSDTAYVRLKIRDVRPDGFTSPVSDCHFATNVPVTMRYINSGTDTVPSGSKIIVSYCFNGGSRVADTVTLSSQLIPGASGAFAFEGGVDLNTTGDFDFQASTVTTGDLRSNNDTLETTVYRYNRPVVDFGLASTEYIEDISIDLEAGVSPYYSYQWQDTVTTHNYHVVKDGLYWVKATDNRTMCYDRDSVRIFLIYGDVGVTWTDMPAEGCTGDFSQVKVKITNLGPSSIGSNAPIYVACDINGTRALIDTLTRSGSFNPGAVLQLQLTETISVGQQGSSTIAFYTLFGEDKKHENDTLVMTFDALPAPVIDFGEENGNLTVGSFPYVLDAGAGNKAYLWQDNSAEQTFEVNAIGSYTVTVTALNDCQATKTVQVKLQSPVNGQEADAGFIVYPNPGDGLFRIKMDNAGECTVRVYSNQGELVYIKEFSEEDRDHEMDVRHLARGIYHLVIQSGGGMFTGKIVIQ; from the coding sequence ATGAAACGACTGTCTTTTAGTATATTATGCCAGCTTATATTTGTTGTATTGGTAGAGGCACAAACCGATACGATACGTTATTTCCAGTCGTATTTTGAAACGTCAGCTGACAGGGCACAATGGACTAATGAGCCATCTGATCCCAACAAAAACTGGATTTTTAATTCTAAAGGCGGATATATTGATGAAGGATTGAATTACAATCCCGATGCCGCTTACCAGGGCACCTACAATGCTTTTCATATCTGGAGTGATTTTCAGGATGATGTTCGGAAAATCGTTACCATACCTATAGACCTGAGCGATTCTAAAAGACCGGAATTGTCATTCGCTCATGCCATGTACAGATCAATTGCAGGAAATAATACATTGAAAGTTCTTTTTAAAGCCGGTACATCTGCTCCATGGGATACCATTGTTGTTTACAGTGCAGGAATAGATGAATGGACAATTCACACTATAAACATTAAGGATTATGGCACTAAATACCTTTGCAAAAATTTCCAGCTGGCTTTCTTAAGTATGGCACATGGTGAATTTGGTGTATGTATTGATAAAGTCCGGATTGAAGAAAGGGATATAATTAAGCGATATGTGAAATCATTTAGTGTAAAACATGTTCCCCAAAGTCCTATTCCTTCGGGTGCCTCTGATATTCCGGTAATGCGCATTGATATCCAGGTTGTGGGTAACACCGATCCCTTGTTACTGAATTCTATGGTTATCCATTCATTGAGTTCAAACGACAGTCTTTTTGCATCCAGCGGATTTGAACTGGTTGCCACACACGACAGCAGTTACAGAACGGTATCAAAGGGCGTTTCTTTAAGGATTGGTTCCCCGGTTAGCATATCAAACGGAACGGTAAATTTCAGTGGTTTGAATTACAATCTTTCCACAGGCTATAATGCCATATGGGTTATTGCTGATATAAAAAAAACAGCCCCGCATAACAGCATTGCCGACTTTAAAATCAATGCAGGCAATGTGAGCGTTGGTACTGGCACTTACCCTGCTGCTAATGAATCACCGTCAGGAGTTAACATGATTGAGCAGTCGGTTTTCTTTGATAGTTTTGAGGGAACCACTGCATGGACACTTGAGAGTGACTTTGAGGCTGCTGTTCCGAAAGGTTATTCAGCTTTTATCACTAAGGATCCGGATTATGCTTATTCAGGAACTAAGGTTATGGGTACCGATCTTACAGTGGATGGTAAATACCGGTTCAATATTACGCAGGCAAATGCCTATTATGCCACAACACCGGCTATCAATCTTCAGTATTATACCGGTGTCAAACTTAGCTTTAAAAAATGGATTGCTTTTGAAGGAAACGATCATGGTGTAATAGAAGTGAGCAATGACAACGGGGCAACCTGGAATGTAATATGGGACAGCAAAACCGATGCACTAACACCCGATAATGACTGGACCGGTTATGTGAACAGTGAAGCATTCAACGCCCTGGCTGCACATAAGCCGGCTGTGAAAATCAGGTTTGGCGTGATTTATTCTGATGCCAATTTTGCCTATGCGGGCTTCAACATCGATAATTTTGCGGTTACAGGAAACTATCTGACAAATGATTTGGGAATAACGGCTATTGAAGCGCCTGTTGACGATTGCCACAACCCGGGCATGGATTCGGTGATCGTTGAAGTTCAGAATTATGCCGACAGGGCATCGGGGACTAACATTCCGGTTTTTTTTTCAATAGACGGCAGTGAAAGTAAGAGGGTTACGGAATACATTCCGGGCCCGGTTCCAAAGGACGGCACAATACGTTATAAATTTGCGCATACAGCGAATTTCCCTAATCCGGGAAGCTACAGCTCGTTTGTAGTAAAAGTACAGGCCCCCGGTGACCAGGATGCTTCAAACGATTTAAAAAACGCTTCGGTTTTCATTCAGAAAAGTGTTACACCACCTGAATATGAAACATTTGAGACGGGTGGAGGATATTGGAAATCGTATGGATCTGACCCACGGTGGCTTTGTAAAGTTCCCGAAGGGAGTATTCCGGCAGAATACAATAAAAGCTGGATATCTTCCCCGTATGGAAATTACCTGACAAGTGATACGGCTTACCTGCAAAGTTCATGTTATAACCTGATTTCAAATGATCAGATGATCATGGAATTCAAACTGTGGATGGATTCAGAATCAGAGAAAGACGGCGCATCAGTGGAATACAGCAGCGATGGCATATCCTGGAATCTTCTGCCTGCTCATGCTTATCCGTGGAAATGGAACTGGTACGACGGTGATGTGACTGCTCTTGGAACAAAAGGTTGGTCGGGTATCAATTCACAGGGATGGAAAACAGTAAAACAGGTGATTCCTTCATCATTGCTTGAAGAGCCGAAGGTCAGGTTTCGAATAAAATGGGCATCGGATGAAGAAAACACGTTCAGGGGAATGGCACTGGATGAGTTCAGAATATATGCGGCTCCAACCGATATCGGTATTTCAGTTATTGATTCATTCGGAAACAAATGCCAGGGTATCAATCCGGATAAAGTAATGGTATTGATTCAGAATAAGGGAATAAACGCCCTTAAGCAAAATGATCAGATTATTGTCGGTTTTGACTTCCAGGGCCGGCATTTGGAAACCGATACATTCAGGCTGAATGCGGACCTGTTACCGGGATATGCCGTAAAGCATACTTTCAGTAATGAGGTAGATGTTACAGAACCCGGAAATTACAATATCACTGCCTACACATTGAGTGAAGCCAACCCCTGGTTTTACCTGACTAACAACGATACGCTTTCTCTTGATTTTACAGTGTTTCCGGCACCTTTCACAAGCTTAACAGATACCATTCAGACACATTTACCGGATACGGTGATCCTGAAAACTGTTTATAATGCAGATTATGATTACTGGTGGAACGGTGCGTCCGGAACCAACACCTATCATGTTTCGGATGACGGCTGGCAGCACCTGAAAGTAACGGCTTCAAGGGGAAATGGTTGTTCTGCCTATGATTCAACCAATGTAGAGCTTCTTTTTTATGATGTCGGGGCAATGTCATTCATTCATCCTGCTGATAACTGCGGATTTACAAAGCATGAATATGCTGTGGTGCAGGTGAAGAATTACGGAACCGACAGCATAGCAGCAGGCCAGAAGATCACCGTGTCATTCAGGATGAATTCGGAACCGGTTGTCTCAGATACCCTCAAACTTGAACAGACTTTACATTCAGGTAAAGCGGTTGATTTCAGGTTTACAAAGGGTCCGGTTGATCTTTCAGAAAAAGGTGATTACAGTTTCACTGCCTATACAACTTATGGAGGCGATACAATCACTCTGAATGATACGGTAACAAAAACAGTGGCCATACTTGGCCGTCCGGTTGTGAGTCTGGGACCGGATCTTACTGTAGTGGCCCTGTCACACACTTTTGATGCGGGAGCGGGCTTCACCGGCTATTCATGGGATAACGGAACAACCTTACAAACCCGCCAGGTAACTGAAAGCGGTTCGTATTGGGTGCGGGTAACCGATGAGAATTTGTGCGATAATTCTGATACCGCCTATGTGCGGCTTAAGATCCGCGATGTAAGGCCGGATGGGTTCACCAGTCCCGTTTCAGATTGTCATTTTGCCACCAACGTTCCGGTTACAATGCGTTACATTAATTCCGGTACGGATACAGTTCCTTCAGGCAGTAAGATTATTGTAAGTTATTGTTTCAACGGTGGAAGCCGCGTAGCCGATACAGTTACTCTTTCTTCACAGCTTATACCCGGAGCATCAGGTGCATTTGCTTTCGAAGGAGGAGTGGACCTGAATACAACAGGAGATTTTGACTTTCAGGCGTCCACGGTCACAACAGGTGACTTGCGTTCGAACAATGATACGCTGGAAACCACGGTATATCGGTATAACAGGCCGGTTGTCGATTTCGGACTGGCGTCGACCGAATACATTGAGGATATCAGCATTGATCTGGAAGCCGGAGTTTCACCATATTACAGCTACCAGTGGCAGGATACGGTTACAACCCATAATTATCATGTGGTAAAGGACGGCCTATACTGGGTTAAAGCCACGGATAACCGAACCATGTGTTACGACAGGGATTCAGTCCGTATCTTCCTTATTTACGGTGATGTGGGCGTAACATGGACGGACATGCCGGCAGAAGGATGTACGGGTGATTTCAGCCAGGTAAAAGTAAAAATTACCAACCTGGGTCCTTCTTCAATCGGTAGCAATGCTCCCATTTATGTCGCCTGTGATATAAACGGCACAAGGGCGCTGATAGATACCCTTACCCGCTCAGGTAGTTTTAATCCGGGCGCTGTCTTACAGTTACAGCTTACGGAAACAATTTCAGTCGGGCAGCAGGGATCAAGCACCATTGCCTTTTATACGCTGTTCGGCGAAGACAAAAAACATGAAAACGATACACTGGTCATGACATTTGATGCACTGCCTGCTCCTGTAATCGACTTTGGTGAAGAGAACGGAAACCTCACAGTCGGAAGTTTCCCTTATGTGCTTGATGCCGGTGCCGGCAATAAGGCATACCTGTGGCAGGACAATTCAGCAGAACAAACATTTGAAGTGAATGCAATTGGTTCATATACAGTAACTGTGACTGCGCTAAACGACTGCCAGGCAACGAAGACAGTACAGGTTAAATTACAATCGCCTGTAAACGGACAGGAAGCCGATGCCGGATTCATTGTTTATCCGAACCCTGGTGACGGATTGTTCAGGATTAAGATGGATAATGCAGGTGAATGTACAGTAAGAGTATACAGCAACCAGGGCGAACTGGTGTATATAAAGGAATTCAGTGAGGAAGATCGGGATCATGAGATGGATGTAAGGCATCTTGCCAGGGGAATCTATCACCTTGTAATACAAAGCGGAGGAGGAATGTTTACAGGTAAAATCGTCATCCAGTAA
- a CDS encoding proline dehydrogenase family protein yields MFNRWIVKLLDFFPKDLVWVFSKRYIAGKELKNAIEVTKNLNKQKIKATMDLLGEFQTRDEMVAYYKEEYMRLIDESAAKNLDNSFSVKPTMFSLLSNEEQCFGHIRDIVSKAASYGRFVRIDMEDTQCTDRELAMYKRLLNEFPGHVGIVLQAYLKRTMSDLKDLKEFDNGRGLINIRICKGIYNEPAELAFKNKGEINRNYLEDLDYMLSNNMYAAIATHDKKLITAALSMISEKKIDRSKYEFQMLYGVTPDLRRSVVEKGHTMRVYVPYGKDWYNYSTRRLRENPQMVSHIIKALVVRG; encoded by the coding sequence ATGTTCAACAGATGGATTGTTAAGTTGCTCGATTTCTTTCCGAAAGATCTTGTGTGGGTTTTCAGCAAAAGATACATTGCCGGAAAAGAATTAAAAAATGCGATTGAAGTAACAAAGAATCTGAATAAACAGAAAATTAAGGCTACTATGGACTTACTGGGTGAATTCCAGACCCGTGATGAGATGGTGGCCTATTATAAAGAGGAATATATGAGGCTGATTGATGAATCAGCTGCAAAAAATCTCGATAACTCCTTCTCGGTAAAGCCTACCATGTTCAGCCTGTTATCCAATGAAGAGCAATGCTTTGGCCATATCCGTGATATCGTTTCAAAGGCTGCTTCTTATGGAAGGTTTGTGAGGATCGACATGGAAGACACCCAGTGTACCGACAGGGAACTGGCAATGTACAAGAGGTTGCTCAATGAGTTTCCGGGTCACGTGGGTATTGTGCTCCAGGCTTACCTGAAGCGGACCATGAGCGACCTGAAAGACCTGAAAGAATTTGACAACGGACGCGGACTGATCAACATAAGGATCTGCAAAGGCATTTATAATGAGCCGGCTGAACTGGCGTTCAAAAATAAAGGCGAAATTAACCGCAACTATCTTGAAGATCTGGATTACATGCTGAGCAATAATATGTATGCAGCCATTGCCACGCATGACAAAAAACTTATAACTGCCGCCCTGTCGATGATCAGTGAGAAAAAAATAGATAGGTCAAAATATGAATTTCAGATGCTTTACGGTGTAACTCCTGACCTGCGCAGGTCGGTTGTTGAAAAGGGACATACCATGCGTGTGTACGTACCTTACGGGAAGGACTGGTATAATTATAGCACGAGAAGGTTGAGGGAAAACCCGCAAATGGTTTCCCATATTATCAAAGCGCTTGTTGTAAGAGGCTAA
- a CDS encoding RNA polymerase sigma factor, producing the protein MAESQANYSDRELMELFRMPGKKETAFNLIVRKYKEKMYWHIRKLVISHEDSDDVLQNTFIKVWNALESFREDASLYTWLYRIATNEALSFLNNRKRRFLLPLVDVEKQLTNSLENDPWFNGDALQLKLQKAILTLPEKQRVVFNMKYFDEMKYEEMAEILETSVGALKASYHHAVKKIEKLITED; encoded by the coding sequence ATGGCCGAATCACAGGCAAATTACAGCGACAGGGAGTTAATGGAACTTTTCAGGATGCCTGGAAAGAAAGAAACCGCTTTTAACCTCATCGTCAGAAAATATAAAGAAAAGATGTACTGGCATATCCGGAAGCTTGTGATCAGCCATGAAGATTCGGATGATGTACTACAGAATACATTTATTAAAGTGTGGAACGCACTTGAGAGCTTCCGCGAAGACGCCAGCCTCTATACCTGGTTATACAGGATTGCAACCAATGAGGCTCTATCATTCCTGAATAATCGCAAACGGCGCTTTTTGCTGCCTCTTGTGGACGTTGAAAAACAACTGACCAATTCACTTGAGAACGATCCCTGGTTTAACGGCGATGCGTTGCAACTCAAGCTTCAGAAAGCCATTCTTACCCTGCCTGAAAAACAGCGGGTGGTCTTCAACATGAAATATTTCGATGAAATGAAATATGAAGAAATGGCTGAAATTTTGGAAACATCGGTGGGCGCCCTGAAAGCATCGTATCACCATGCCGTAAAAAAAATAGAAAAATTGATCACTGAAGATTAA
- a CDS encoding vWA domain-containing protein, with protein MKRVVMHDCVLRGFITALVILCVCIPAQSQTQPPKYQPPETRILFIFDASQSMAGTWQKETKISIARNVLIHIIDSLEQLSNVKMALRIYGHQSPVPPQNCNDTKLEVPFASDNAPLIRQKLRFLVPKGTTPIAYSLQMGGSDFPPDVENCRNIIILITDGVEACDGDACQVSQDLQKQGIILKPFVIGIGIDENFEQTFNCIGNYYNAQYEEKLKEVMKVVISQALDATTAQINLLDSDGNPTETNVNCTFYDNNSGKIYYNYIHTLNHRGLPDTLTLDQLPTYHMRVHTLPPVDVYNIRLVPGKHTIIAADVPQGTLLLKTPDAVQYRGLEFIVRKAGDMNTLNMQKMYSEEKYIVGKYDLEIPVLPRIYLKDVDIKQSHTTTVEIQRPGLVTFLRSAVGFGSVYLRKSTTEEEWVYNLDNTVKNETLQLQPAKYRVVFRALNAKQTLYTVSKTFEVRSGSTEVVQLY; from the coding sequence ATGAAGCGTGTTGTGATGCATGACTGTGTACTGAGAGGCTTCATAACAGCGCTTGTTATTCTTTGTGTCTGCATTCCGGCACAAAGCCAGACCCAGCCACCGAAATACCAGCCTCCCGAAACCCGGATCCTTTTTATTTTCGATGCCTCACAAAGCATGGCCGGAACCTGGCAAAAGGAGACAAAGATCTCAATTGCCCGGAATGTGCTGATTCATATAATCGACAGCCTGGAGCAATTATCCAATGTAAAAATGGCGCTGCGGATTTACGGACACCAGAGTCCGGTTCCACCCCAGAACTGCAACGACACAAAGCTTGAAGTGCCTTTTGCCAGCGATAACGCACCTCTTATAAGACAGAAACTCCGTTTTCTCGTGCCCAAAGGAACTACACCCATTGCCTACTCACTTCAAATGGGAGGAAGCGATTTCCCCCCGGATGTGGAAAACTGCCGGAATATAATCATCCTGATTACTGACGGCGTTGAAGCCTGTGACGGTGATGCATGCCAGGTTTCACAGGACCTGCAAAAGCAGGGTATTATACTCAAGCCCTTTGTAATCGGAATAGGCATTGATGAAAATTTTGAACAGACATTCAACTGCATCGGAAATTATTACAATGCACAATATGAAGAAAAGCTGAAGGAGGTAATGAAGGTTGTTATCAGCCAGGCCCTGGATGCCACAACTGCCCAGATAAACCTTCTTGATTCAGACGGGAATCCTACCGAAACGAATGTGAATTGTACATTCTACGATAACAATTCAGGAAAGATCTATTACAATTACATTCATACCCTGAACCACAGGGGGCTTCCGGATACCCTTACCCTTGATCAGCTTCCTACATATCACATGCGTGTGCACACCCTGCCACCAGTGGATGTTTACAACATCAGGCTCGTTCCCGGCAAACACACCATCATTGCGGCCGACGTGCCACAGGGAACGCTGCTGCTTAAAACGCCCGATGCCGTTCAGTACCGGGGCCTTGAATTTATAGTAAGAAAGGCAGGTGATATGAACACCCTGAACATGCAGAAAATGTATTCCGAAGAAAAATACATCGTAGGCAAATATGACCTTGAGATTCCGGTTTTACCAAGGATTTACCTGAAAGATGTGGATATAAAGCAAAGTCATACCACTACCGTTGAAATTCAGCGGCCGGGACTTGTTACTTTCCTGCGCTCGGCAGTCGGATTCGGAAGTGTGTATTTAAGAAAGAGTACGACGGAAGAGGAATGGGTGTACAATCTCGACAACACGGTGAAAAATGAGACCCTTCAGCTGCAGCCCGCCAAATACAGGGTTGTGTTCAGGGCATTAAATGCTAAACAGACGTTATATACAGTTAGCAAAACTTTCGAGGTGCGATCAGGAAGTACCGAGGTGGTTCAGTTATATTAA
- a CDS encoding calcium-transporting P-type ATPase, PMR1-type: MMDKWWFAEADAVAQKLDTDIESGLPTEEIHARQQKYGPNQLQEKKGRSPIALFLDQFKDFMIWVLIGAALVSGFLSEWVDAIAIICIVILNAVLGFVQEYRAEKSLAALKKLSSPNTKVIRNGRHLVVPSSEIVPGDLVEMEAGDYVPADSRVVYATGNTSTHEASLTGESTPVTKSASRLENEDTALADRTNMLYMGTSVVSGKTRAIVTGTGMNTELGKIAGMIQEIEDTTTPLQDKLKEFGKIILFIVFGLVAIIFLIGYFRGEEVVGLFLSAVSLAVAAIPEGLPAVVTIALALGVQRMVKRNCIIRKLPSVETLGSTSVICSDKTGTLTKNEMTVQSVFHAGEFYDISGIGYNPTGEFTHGKKKVDPMGNPGLQKLIHGCVLCNGAQLVKDGQVFRIVGDPTEGALLTMAGKAGSDKKSLENQFPFVEEIPFDSDRKQMSILRKDGDRFVAFVKGAPDILLGNCSNAEENGNVTGLNPEKRNSIMKANADLADKAMRVLGVAYREFDQMPQDIEAAHVERELTFLGLIAMIDPPRPEVKIAMKECRSAGIKSVMITGDHKNTAVAIARDLGFYQEDSLAFTGDELDKMPEDEFRKHVDKTVVYARVSPEHKMRIVKAWQDKGHVVAMTGDGVNDAPAVKEANIGVAMGITGTDVTKEVSEMVITDDNFASIVAAVEEGRGIYSNIRKFIHYLLSCNVGEILVMFVASVIGLPIPLLPIHILWINLVTDGLPALALGVDPTDKDVMRRKPRPKEESVLTRKMGGTIMIQGVFIAFCALLAFSLVYFVEHESLERARTACFIVLACSQLFHSFNCRSNTKSIFKLGIMSNPQLVYAALISFALQMAVVYVPFLQSVFKTIPLGWFDWVMVIVISSFPLMAMELVKLIKHVTRK; this comes from the coding sequence ATGATGGATAAATGGTGGTTTGCCGAAGCCGATGCTGTTGCACAGAAACTCGATACCGACATTGAAAGTGGTCTTCCTACCGAAGAAATACATGCCAGACAACAAAAATACGGGCCGAACCAACTCCAGGAAAAAAAAGGACGTTCACCTATAGCTCTCTTCCTTGACCAGTTCAAGGATTTCATGATCTGGGTTCTGATTGGGGCCGCCCTGGTCTCCGGGTTCCTGAGCGAATGGGTAGATGCCATTGCCATTATCTGTATTGTTATCCTGAATGCAGTTCTTGGATTTGTGCAGGAATACAGGGCTGAGAAATCGCTCGCCGCACTTAAAAAACTTTCATCTCCCAATACAAAGGTTATCCGCAACGGCAGGCACCTTGTTGTGCCTTCTTCGGAGATTGTTCCCGGTGATCTTGTAGAAATGGAAGCCGGGGATTATGTTCCGGCCGACAGCCGCGTTGTGTATGCTACAGGCAACACATCCACACACGAAGCCAGCCTCACCGGAGAATCCACACCGGTGACAAAGTCGGCTTCCCGACTTGAAAATGAAGATACCGCTCTGGCCGATCGTACCAATATGCTGTATATGGGCACATCGGTAGTTTCAGGAAAGACTAGGGCCATTGTAACAGGCACCGGTATGAATACCGAGCTGGGCAAAATTGCGGGTATGATCCAGGAGATAGAAGACACAACCACTCCTCTCCAAGATAAACTGAAAGAATTCGGAAAAATCATCTTGTTTATTGTTTTTGGCCTTGTAGCCATTATTTTCCTTATTGGCTATTTCAGGGGTGAAGAAGTTGTGGGTTTATTCCTGTCCGCTGTTAGTCTTGCCGTGGCAGCCATACCCGAAGGATTACCAGCCGTGGTTACCATTGCACTGGCCCTGGGAGTACAACGCATGGTCAAACGGAATTGCATAATTCGGAAACTGCCGTCAGTAGAAACTCTTGGCAGTACTTCAGTCATTTGCTCCGACAAAACCGGTACGCTTACGAAGAATGAAATGACCGTGCAGTCGGTTTTTCATGCCGGCGAATTTTACGATATATCCGGAATTGGCTATAACCCGACCGGAGAATTCACTCATGGAAAGAAGAAGGTTGATCCTATGGGAAATCCCGGCTTACAGAAGCTGATCCATGGATGTGTACTGTGTAACGGTGCCCAACTGGTAAAGGACGGCCAGGTATTCCGAATTGTCGGTGACCCCACTGAAGGCGCACTGCTCACCATGGCGGGAAAAGCAGGGTCGGATAAGAAATCACTTGAAAACCAGTTCCCATTTGTTGAAGAAATACCCTTTGATTCCGACAGGAAACAAATGTCGATCCTCAGGAAGGACGGAGACCGATTTGTAGCATTTGTCAAGGGCGCCCCGGATATTCTCCTTGGAAACTGCAGCAATGCTGAAGAAAACGGGAATGTGACCGGACTGAATCCTGAAAAGCGCAACTCGATAATGAAGGCGAACGCTGATCTGGCCGATAAAGCAATGAGAGTACTGGGAGTTGCCTACCGTGAATTTGATCAGATGCCGCAGGATATTGAAGCCGCACACGTCGAACGGGAACTCACGTTCCTTGGCCTGATCGCCATGATTGACCCTCCGCGTCCCGAGGTTAAAATAGCCATGAAAGAATGCCGCTCGGCAGGTATCAAATCGGTAATGATTACAGGCGATCACAAAAACACGGCTGTTGCCATCGCACGCGACCTTGGATTTTACCAGGAAGATTCACTGGCTTTTACAGGGGATGAACTCGACAAAATGCCCGAGGATGAATTCAGGAAACATGTGGATAAGACGGTTGTATATGCCCGTGTTTCTCCGGAACATAAAATGAGGATCGTTAAGGCATGGCAGGATAAAGGACATGTGGTGGCCATGACAGGTGACGGCGTGAATGACGCGCCTGCTGTTAAGGAAGCCAATATCGGTGTGGCCATGGGAATTACAGGTACCGATGTTACAAAGGAAGTGTCCGAGATGGTGATTACCGATGACAATTTCGCCTCAATTGTTGCCGCGGTTGAAGAAGGACGCGGTATTTATTCAAACATCCGCAAATTCATCCATTACCTTCTTTCATGTAATGTCGGTGAAATCCTGGTAATGTTTGTTGCCTCGGTGATCGGTTTGCCCATTCCCCTGCTTCCCATTCACATTCTGTGGATTAACCTTGTGACAGACGGACTCCCCGCACTGGCGCTGGGTGTGGATCCAACCGACAAAGACGTGATGAGACGCAAACCAAGGCCAAAAGAAGAATCGGTTCTCACCAGGAAAATGGGAGGTACCATCATGATCCAGGGGGTATTTATTGCATTTTGTGCTTTGCTTGCTTTCAGCCTTGTATACTTTGTTGAACACGAAAGTCTCGAACGTGCCCGCACTGCATGTTTCATTGTACTTGCCTGCAGCCAGCTGTTTCATTCATTCAATTGCAGAAGCAATACCAAATCAATCTTCAAATTGGGAATCATGTCGAATCCCCAGCTGGTTTATGCTGCACTGATCTCTTTTGCCCTTCAGATGGCCGTAGTTTACGTGCCCTTTTTACAGAGTGTGTTTAAAACCATTCCGCTGGGCTGGTTTGATTGGGTAATGGTAATAGTGATATCGTCATTCCCGCTTATGGCCATGGAACTGGTAAAGCTGATCAAACATGTAACCCGAAAATGA